A section of the Neorhizobium galegae bv. orientalis str. HAMBI 540 genome encodes:
- a CDS encoding sugar phosphate isomerase/epimerase family protein — translation MKTIKGPAIFLGQFAGDAAPFNTWDGITKWAADKGYVGVQVPTWAGQLIDLKKASSSKDYCDEFAGVARANGVEVTELSTHLQGQLVAVHPAYDEGFDGFAAPEVRGNPKARQAWAVEQVKMALTASKHLGIKAHATFSGALAWPYMYPWPQRPAGLVETAFDELAKRWTPILDHADSCGVDVCYEIHPGEDLHDGVTFEMFLERVKNHSRANMLYDPSHYVLQCLDYLDNIDIYKDRIKMFHVKDAEFNPTGRQGVYGGYQGWVGRAGRFRSLGDGQVDFGSVFSKMTANDFDGWAVVEWECALKNSEDGAREGAEFVKAHIIRVTEKAFDDFASGGTDEAANRRMLGL, via the coding sequence ATGAAGACGATCAAGGGCCCGGCCATCTTTCTCGGCCAGTTCGCGGGCGATGCGGCACCGTTCAATACGTGGGACGGGATCACCAAATGGGCGGCCGACAAGGGTTATGTTGGCGTACAGGTACCGACCTGGGCCGGCCAGCTCATCGACCTCAAGAAGGCCTCGTCCTCCAAGGATTATTGCGACGAATTTGCCGGCGTGGCGCGGGCGAACGGCGTCGAGGTGACGGAGCTTTCCACTCATCTCCAGGGCCAGCTCGTCGCCGTGCATCCGGCCTATGACGAGGGATTCGACGGATTTGCAGCGCCCGAGGTGCGCGGCAATCCGAAAGCACGCCAGGCCTGGGCCGTCGAGCAGGTCAAGATGGCGCTCACCGCCTCGAAGCATCTCGGCATCAAGGCGCATGCGACCTTTTCCGGCGCGCTTGCCTGGCCCTATATGTATCCGTGGCCGCAGCGCCCGGCCGGCCTGGTCGAAACCGCCTTCGATGAACTCGCCAAGCGCTGGACGCCGATCCTCGACCATGCCGATTCCTGCGGCGTCGACGTCTGTTACGAAATCCATCCCGGCGAAGACCTGCATGACGGCGTCACCTTCGAGATGTTCCTGGAGCGGGTGAAGAACCACTCGCGGGCCAACATGCTCTACGACCCGTCGCATTACGTGCTGCAATGCCTGGACTATCTCGACAACATCGACATCTACAAGGACCGGATCAAGATGTTCCACGTCAAGGACGCGGAATTCAATCCGACCGGCCGTCAGGGCGTCTACGGCGGTTACCAGGGCTGGGTCGGCCGCGCCGGCCGCTTTCGCTCGCTCGGTGACGGCCAGGTCGATTTCGGCTCGGTCTTCTCCAAGATGACCGCCAACGATTTCGACGGCTGGGCCGTGGTCGAGTGGGAATGCGCGCTGAAGAATTCCGAGGACGGAGCCCGCGAAGGCGCAGAATTCGTGAAGGCCCACATTATCCGCGTCACCGAAAAGGCATTTGACGATTTTGCCAGCGGCGGGACGGATGAAGCGGCGAACAGGCGGATGCTGGGGCTTTAG
- a CDS encoding substrate-binding domain-containing protein, with amino-acid sequence MRRQILGLAVASLALLAGTAFAQDKKVTIGVSIPAADHGWTAGVVFHAERVAKLLMKEHPGLNVIVKTSPDAASQANAVQDLAVQGLDALVILPSDPDPLVNAIQQVKDKGTFVALVDRAPSVNDSTIRDLYVAGNNPALGQVAGEYIKKTTPDAQVVIIRGLPIPIDQQRQDGFDKGIAGSKVKILDRQFGNWSRDDAFKVMQDFLTKHQKIDVVWCQDDDMAVGVLEAIAQAKRTDIKYVVGGAGSKDMVKKVMDGDKMIPVDVLYPPAMVATAMELTAGNFYDKVPVSGTYILDATLVTKDNAKNFYFPDSPF; translated from the coding sequence ATGCGCAGACAAATTTTGGGACTGGCCGTGGCGTCGCTGGCACTTCTTGCCGGCACCGCCTTCGCACAGGACAAAAAGGTGACGATCGGCGTTTCCATTCCGGCTGCGGACCACGGCTGGACCGCCGGCGTGGTGTTCCATGCCGAACGCGTCGCCAAGCTGCTGATGAAGGAGCATCCGGGCCTCAACGTCATCGTCAAGACCTCACCGGATGCGGCAAGCCAGGCAAACGCCGTGCAGGATCTCGCGGTCCAGGGGCTCGACGCGCTGGTCATCCTGCCGTCCGATCCGGATCCGCTCGTCAACGCCATCCAGCAGGTCAAGGACAAGGGCACGTTCGTGGCGCTGGTTGACCGCGCGCCTTCCGTCAACGACAGCACCATCCGTGACCTTTATGTCGCCGGCAACAATCCGGCACTCGGCCAGGTCGCCGGCGAATATATCAAGAAGACCACGCCGGACGCACAGGTCGTCATCATCCGCGGCCTGCCGATCCCGATCGACCAGCAGCGCCAGGACGGTTTCGACAAGGGCATTGCCGGCTCCAAGGTGAAGATCCTCGATCGCCAGTTCGGCAACTGGAGCCGCGACGACGCGTTCAAGGTGATGCAGGATTTCCTGACCAAGCACCAGAAGATCGATGTCGTATGGTGCCAGGACGACGACATGGCCGTCGGCGTTCTCGAAGCCATCGCCCAGGCCAAGCGCACCGACATCAAGTATGTGGTCGGCGGCGCGGGCTCCAAGGACATGGTGAAGAAGGTCATGGACGGCGACAAGATGATCCCCGTCGACGTTCTCTATCCGCCGGCAATGGTGGCGACCGCCATGGAACTCACAGCCGGCAATTTTTACGACAAGGTCCCGGTCAGCGGCACCTACATCCTCGACGCCACGCTGGTGACGAAGGACAATGCGAAGAACTTCTACTTCCCGGATTCGCCGTTCTGA
- a CDS encoding ABC transporter permease, protein MANVATETAKAPKTSKDWDMAAIAPFIALALLLVLGYFANPNFMTSANLLNVVTRSSFIAVIALGATYVITSGGLDLSVGAMLAFVASLMILFLNSGTIADPALALVAGMALAIAIGAVCGLANGLITTIGRIEPFIATLGTMGIYRGLTTWLSQGGAITVRDRDILALYRPVYSGSFVGVPVPIIVIFVTAAIAAFVLYRTRYGRHVTAVGSNEDVARYSGISINRVRTVTYVIQGLCVAVAVLLYVPRLGSTSATTGSFWELQAITAVVVGGTALRGGVGRIWGTICGAFILEIVGNIMLLSNFVSEYLIGAIQGAIIIIAMLVQRSLMRR, encoded by the coding sequence ATGGCGAATGTCGCGACCGAAACGGCCAAGGCGCCGAAGACCTCCAAGGACTGGGACATGGCGGCGATCGCGCCGTTCATCGCGCTCGCCCTTCTCCTGGTGCTCGGTTACTTCGCCAACCCGAATTTCATGACGTCCGCCAACCTGTTGAACGTCGTGACGCGCAGTTCCTTCATCGCCGTCATCGCGCTCGGCGCGACCTATGTGATCACTTCGGGCGGGCTCGACCTTTCGGTCGGCGCCATGCTCGCCTTCGTTGCCAGCCTGATGATCCTGTTCCTGAACTCGGGAACGATTGCCGATCCGGCGCTGGCGCTGGTTGCCGGCATGGCGCTGGCAATTGCGATCGGCGCCGTCTGCGGGCTCGCCAACGGCCTGATCACCACGATCGGCAGGATCGAACCCTTCATCGCCACTCTCGGCACGATGGGCATCTATCGCGGCCTTACCACCTGGCTCAGCCAGGGGGGCGCGATCACCGTGCGCGACCGCGATATTCTGGCGCTCTACCGGCCGGTCTATTCCGGCTCGTTCGTCGGCGTGCCGGTGCCGATCATTGTCATCTTCGTCACCGCCGCCATCGCCGCCTTCGTGCTCTACCGCACCCGCTACGGCCGGCATGTCACCGCGGTCGGCTCGAATGAGGACGTGGCCCGTTATTCCGGCATTTCGATCAACCGGGTGCGCACCGTCACCTATGTCATCCAGGGTCTCTGCGTCGCAGTCGCCGTGCTGCTCTACGTGCCGCGCCTCGGCTCGACGTCCGCCACGACCGGCAGCTTCTGGGAACTGCAGGCGATTACCGCCGTCGTTGTCGGCGGAACGGCGCTCCGGGGCGGAGTCGGCCGCATCTGGGGTACGATCTGCGGCGCCTTCATTCTGGAGATCGTCGGCAACATCATGCTGTTGTCCAACTTCGTCAGCGAATACCTGATCGGCGCCATCCAGGGAGCGATCATCATCATCGCCATGCTGGTTCAAAGGTCGCTGATGCGGAGGTAG
- a CDS encoding sugar ABC transporter ATP-binding protein, protein MSLAEASPAAPLLEATGLSKTFGIVEVLKDININVRAGEVHAIIGENGAGKSTLMKIIAGNQPPTRGEMRIDGETVTFSGPVDAEHRGIVLVHQEILLAPDLTVAQNIYLGRELHKGVFIDDRAMNEGAAKAVRGLGSDIDPNTIVSRLSIAQRQLVQIARVLLVPHRIVIFDEPTASLTPHETDALLKVIRQIRAKGVGVLYISHRLPEVKEIADRVTVLRDGKLVASHDVSELQPADMARLMVGRDVAKLYPDRHAVEAHETVLEVEHLNVPGYAQDASFQLKKGEILGFAGLVGAGRTELMEGMVGLRPSRGTVRHLGKPVNFRDVHASLKAGIVYLSEDRKGKGLLLTKDLIVNLTLASLGKFIGALQIDRKRESDALDKAIRDFDIRTGRKDILAGQLSGGNQQKLLLAKMMLLDPSIVIIDEPTRGIDIGNKEQIYKFIAKLAEEGRSIIVVSSEMPELIGICDRILVMRSGRIVGEVTGDHMNENEIVVLATGVNKEEAA, encoded by the coding sequence ATGAGTCTTGCGGAGGCGAGTCCCGCCGCGCCGCTCCTCGAAGCGACCGGCCTTTCCAAGACATTCGGCATCGTCGAGGTCCTCAAGGACATCAATATCAACGTCCGCGCCGGCGAGGTTCACGCCATCATCGGCGAAAACGGCGCCGGCAAGTCGACGCTGATGAAGATCATCGCCGGCAACCAGCCGCCGACCCGCGGCGAGATGAGAATAGACGGCGAGACCGTCACCTTTTCCGGCCCGGTCGATGCGGAACATCGCGGTATCGTACTGGTGCACCAGGAAATCCTGCTGGCGCCGGACCTGACCGTCGCCCAGAACATCTATCTCGGCCGAGAGCTGCACAAGGGCGTCTTCATCGACGACCGCGCCATGAACGAAGGTGCAGCCAAGGCAGTCCGCGGTCTCGGCAGCGACATCGACCCGAACACCATCGTTAGCCGCCTGTCGATTGCCCAGCGCCAGCTGGTGCAGATCGCCCGCGTGCTGCTTGTGCCGCACCGGATCGTCATCTTTGACGAGCCGACGGCGTCGCTGACGCCGCACGAGACCGATGCGCTGCTGAAGGTCATCCGGCAGATCCGCGCCAAGGGCGTAGGCGTCCTCTACATTTCCCACCGTCTGCCCGAGGTGAAGGAGATTGCCGACCGGGTGACGGTGTTGCGCGACGGAAAGCTCGTCGCCAGCCATGACGTCAGCGAACTGCAGCCCGCCGACATGGCGCGGCTGATGGTCGGTCGCGATGTCGCAAAACTCTATCCGGACCGCCACGCGGTCGAGGCGCACGAGACGGTGCTCGAAGTCGAGCATCTCAACGTTCCCGGTTATGCGCAGGATGCCTCGTTCCAGCTGAAAAAGGGGGAGATCCTCGGCTTTGCCGGCCTCGTCGGCGCCGGCCGCACCGAGCTGATGGAGGGCATGGTCGGCCTTCGCCCCAGCCGCGGTACCGTCCGCCATCTCGGCAAGCCGGTCAATTTCAGGGACGTGCATGCAAGCCTCAAGGCCGGCATCGTCTATCTTTCCGAAGACCGCAAAGGCAAGGGCCTGCTGCTCACCAAGGACCTGATCGTCAACCTGACGCTCGCCTCGCTCGGCAAGTTCATCGGCGCGCTGCAGATCGACCGAAAGCGGGAAAGCGATGCGCTCGACAAGGCGATCCGCGATTTCGACATTCGTACCGGCCGCAAGGACATCCTCGCCGGCCAGCTATCCGGCGGCAACCAGCAAAAGCTGCTGCTCGCCAAGATGATGCTGCTCGATCCGTCGATCGTCATCATCGACGAGCCGACGCGCGGCATCGATATCGGCAACAAGGAACAGATCTACAAGTTCATCGCCAAACTGGCAGAGGAGGGGCGTTCGATCATCGTCGTTTCCTCCGAAATGCCGGAACTGATCGGTATCTGCGACCGCATCCTCGTCATGCGGTCCGGCCGGATCGTCGGCGAGGTGACGGGGGACCATATGAACGAAAACGAAATCGTCGTGCTGGCCACAGGCGTCAATAAAGAGGAGGCCGCGTGA